The Faecalibacter sp. LW9 genome has a segment encoding these proteins:
- a CDS encoding ligase-associated DNA damage response DEXH box helicase gives MKNNFADVFYYNQNWKPHPFQKQTWNAIQKGESGLLNAPTGYGKTFAIWFGILDYYYNQTLKNNPKRKGLHTLWITPLRALSKEIFLATNRVSDELDLDYRIELRTGDTSSSARQKQVKNSPEALITTPESVHLLLATKQWRKIYENLEFIVVDEWHELIGSKRGVMMELAIQTLRTINPKLKVWGISATIGNLDQAKEILIPHQSSTLIKSNIKKKIEVNTIYPDNLEKYPWSGHMGIKLIDKVIPIILEHQSTLLFTNTRSQAEIWYQQLITHHPDFAGQIALHHGSLSDELRLWVEDALHEGILKAVVCTSSLDLGVDFRSVDCVIQIGSAKGIARFLQRAGRSGHRPDETSKIYFLPTHSLEIMEGSSIKYALENQFIEDRLPYIRSFDLLIQYMMTMAVGEGLNPDLLYNIILQTHAYNSVSKDEFMQCLHLLTQGGKSLTAYEEFHKLEKDEDDNLYKPTSRKVAMQHRLSVGAIVSDLMMKVKMAGGKYLGSIEEGFISRLKEGEAFWFSGRPLEIQQMKFNEVIVKPSKKNKGTIPSWRGGRMGISSNYGQAIRHMFDEMDQRISKKYEELRYLQPLFQEQQRISYLPKENELLVEYIHTKNGYHFLCYPYDGKLVHEGMAAILAYRISQIQPMTFSISSNDYGFELLSDQEFPIEDYIFELFSIENLSEDISNGVNLEEMARHKFRDIASISGLIFNGYPGKSVKTKHLQANASLFFGVFQDYEPENLLYKQAYDEVYDFQLERYRMQKAFERIDAHEIILRKPSQLTPFAFPIFAESFRERYSNEDWETRLKRLKDEMING, from the coding sequence ATGAAAAATAATTTTGCTGATGTCTTTTATTACAACCAAAATTGGAAACCTCATCCGTTTCAGAAACAAACGTGGAATGCCATTCAGAAAGGTGAATCGGGTTTATTGAATGCACCGACGGGTTATGGAAAAACATTTGCCATTTGGTTCGGAATTTTAGATTATTACTACAATCAAACCTTAAAGAATAATCCCAAACGAAAAGGTTTACATACTTTATGGATTACGCCTTTGCGTGCTTTATCCAAAGAAATATTTTTAGCTACAAATCGAGTTTCAGATGAGCTAGATTTGGATTATCGCATTGAGTTAAGAACAGGTGATACTTCTTCTTCGGCTCGTCAAAAACAAGTCAAAAACTCTCCTGAAGCTTTAATTACAACTCCAGAAAGTGTTCATTTACTTTTAGCGACAAAACAATGGCGAAAAATTTATGAGAATTTGGAGTTTATTGTGGTGGATGAATGGCACGAATTAATTGGATCCAAACGTGGGGTAATGATGGAATTAGCGATTCAAACGTTACGAACGATTAATCCAAAGTTAAAAGTTTGGGGAATTTCGGCTACGATTGGAAATTTAGATCAAGCCAAGGAAATTTTGATTCCGCATCAATCATCCACATTAATTAAATCCAACATCAAAAAGAAAATCGAAGTCAATACCATTTATCCAGATAATTTGGAGAAATACCCGTGGTCGGGACATATGGGAATTAAATTGATTGATAAAGTGATTCCAATTATTTTAGAACATCAATCGACGTTATTGTTTACCAATACACGCTCCCAAGCGGAGATTTGGTACCAACAATTAATTACCCATCATCCTGATTTTGCTGGTCAAATTGCATTACATCACGGATCTTTAAGCGATGAATTGCGCCTTTGGGTAGAAGATGCACTACATGAAGGCATTTTAAAAGCGGTTGTTTGTACGTCGAGTTTAGATTTAGGAGTCGATTTTCGTTCCGTAGATTGCGTGATACAAATTGGTTCTGCAAAAGGAATTGCACGCTTTTTACAACGTGCAGGACGTTCGGGTCATCGACCAGATGAAACATCAAAAATCTATTTTCTTCCGACTCATTCGTTAGAAATTATGGAAGGTTCATCCATCAAATATGCTTTAGAAAATCAATTCATCGAAGATCGATTGCCCTACATCCGAAGTTTCGATTTATTGATTCAATATATGATGACGATGGCCGTTGGCGAAGGATTAAATCCTGATTTATTGTATAATATAATTCTTCAAACACACGCGTACAACAGTGTAAGTAAAGATGAATTTATGCAATGTTTACATTTATTGACGCAAGGTGGAAAATCGTTAACAGCTTATGAGGAATTCCATAAATTGGAAAAAGACGAAGATGACAATTTATACAAACCTACTTCTCGAAAAGTCGCGATGCAACATCGATTATCGGTTGGTGCCATTGTATCCGATTTAATGATGAAGGTGAAAATGGCGGGTGGTAAATATTTGGGTTCAATTGAGGAAGGATTCATCAGCCGATTAAAAGAAGGAGAGGCCTTTTGGTTTTCAGGACGACCTTTGGAAATTCAACAAATGAAATTCAATGAAGTCATTGTGAAACCTTCTAAAAAGAATAAAGGAACGATTCCGTCTTGGCGAGGGGGTCGAATGGGAATTTCGAGCAATTATGGTCAAGCGATTCGTCATATGTTTGATGAAATGGATCAACGCATATCGAAAAAATATGAAGAATTACGCTATTTACAACCGTTGTTTCAAGAACAACAACGCATCTCCTATTTGCCAAAAGAAAATGAATTATTAGTCGAATACATTCATACGAAAAATGGGTATCACTTCTTATGTTATCCCTATGATGGAAAATTAGTACACGAAGGAATGGCGGCCATTTTAGCTTATCGCATCAGTCAAATCCAACCGATGACGTTTAGTATTTCGTCCAACGATTATGGTTTTGAATTATTAAGTGATCAAGAATTTCCGATTGAAGATTATATTTTCGAATTATTCAGCATAGAAAATCTTTCGGAAGATATTTCCAATGGAGTAAATTTGGAAGAAATGGCACGTCATAAATTTCGCGATATTGCGAGTATTTCTGGTTTAATTTTTAACGGATATCCAGGAAAATCGGTCAAAACGAAACATCTACAAGCCAATGCTTCATTATTCTTCGGGGTTTTTCAAGATTATGAGCCTGAAAA